The proteins below come from a single Thermopolyspora flexuosa genomic window:
- a CDS encoding DUF3710 domain-containing protein encodes MLRLRRRREREPAASAVEETPAPQRESGPWDADEPYPERERIDLGGMQLPIGPGFEVQLNVAGDQIVGAVILVDGSALQVHAFAAPKSTGIWDEVRAELKRELAANGGSAEEVEGPFGVELAAKVRQGDDVHPVRFCGIDGPRWFLRAVFSGKAATDPEAAAPLEDVVRDIVVVRGDGPMPPKEPIELRLPPEARQAIEQQQAAAASGRPAVDPLRRGPEMTETR; translated from the coding sequence GTGTTGCGACTTCGCCGCCGCCGCGAGCGGGAGCCCGCGGCATCGGCCGTCGAGGAGACGCCCGCGCCGCAGCGCGAGTCCGGTCCCTGGGACGCCGACGAGCCCTACCCGGAGCGGGAACGCATCGACCTGGGCGGCATGCAGCTGCCCATCGGGCCCGGGTTCGAGGTGCAGCTCAACGTCGCCGGGGACCAGATCGTCGGCGCGGTGATCCTGGTGGACGGCAGCGCGCTGCAGGTGCACGCGTTCGCCGCGCCGAAGAGCACCGGGATCTGGGACGAGGTGCGCGCCGAGCTCAAGCGCGAGCTCGCCGCGAACGGCGGCTCCGCCGAGGAGGTCGAGGGCCCGTTCGGCGTGGAGCTCGCCGCCAAGGTCAGGCAGGGGGACGACGTGCACCCGGTGCGGTTCTGCGGCATCGACGGGCCGCGCTGGTTCCTGCGCGCGGTGTTCAGCGGCAAGGCCGCGACCGACCCGGAGGCCGCCGCGCCGCTGGAGGACGTGGTCCGCGACATCGTCGTGGTGCGCGGCGACGGGCCGATGCCGCCCAAGGAGCCGATCGAGCTGCGGCTGCCGCCCGAGGCACGGCAGGCGATCGAGCAGCAGCAGGCCGCCGCCGCGTCCGGCCGTCCCGCCGTCGACCCGCTCCGTCGCGGCCCCGAGATGACGGAGACCCGCTGA
- the dut gene encoding dUTP diphosphatase has product MSVEVLIQRLDPDLPPPAYAHPGDAGADLHAREDVELLPGERAVVPTGIAIALPDGYAAFVHPRSGLAARLGVTLVNAPGTIDAGYRGEIKVTLINTDTKNTVRLRRGDRIAQLVIQRVERARFHEVERLPGSARGENGFGSTGR; this is encoded by the coding sequence GTTGATCCAGCGGCTCGACCCGGACCTGCCGCCGCCGGCCTACGCCCACCCGGGCGACGCCGGGGCGGACCTCCACGCGCGCGAGGACGTCGAGCTGCTGCCGGGCGAGCGCGCGGTGGTGCCCACCGGGATCGCGATCGCCCTGCCCGACGGGTACGCCGCGTTCGTGCACCCGCGGTCCGGCCTCGCCGCCCGGCTGGGGGTCACCCTGGTGAACGCGCCCGGCACGATCGACGCCGGCTACCGGGGCGAGATCAAGGTGACCCTGATCAACACCGACACGAAGAACACGGTACGGCTGCGCCGCGGCGACCGGATCGCCCAGCTCGTGATCCAGCGGGTGGAGCGGGCACGGTTCCATGAGGTGGAGCGCCTGCCGGGCTCGGCACGAGGCGAGAACGGCTTCGGCTCGACGGGCCGGTAG
- a CDS encoding OB-fold nucleic acid binding domain-containing protein: MGTEPRAGRPGERPRTGGLRGLLRRLTAGLDELEAEELREDLGAENATPIAACAERRRFRVVGTLRTVTLRPRGGAPALEAELYDGSDVIDLVWLGRRKIIGIEPGRVVLAEGLVSVQDGRKVMFNPRYELRPMGGQ; the protein is encoded by the coding sequence ATGGGGACCGAGCCTCGTGCGGGGCGACCGGGCGAGCGGCCGAGGACCGGCGGGCTGCGCGGCCTGCTGCGGCGGCTCACTGCCGGCCTCGACGAGCTTGAGGCGGAGGAGCTGCGCGAGGACCTGGGTGCGGAGAACGCCACGCCGATCGCCGCGTGTGCCGAGCGGCGCAGGTTCCGCGTCGTGGGTACGCTACGCACCGTGACCCTGCGGCCGAGAGGCGGCGCTCCCGCCCTGGAGGCGGAGCTGTACGACGGCTCCGACGTGATCGATCTCGTCTGGCTGGGCCGGCGCAAGATCATCGGCATCGAGCCGGGCCGGGTGGTCCTGGCCGAGGGCCTGGTGAGCGTGCAGGACGGCCGCAAGGTGATGTTCAATCCCCGGTACGAACTGCGTCCCATGGGTGGTCAATGA
- a CDS encoding DUF3159 domain-containing protein, whose protein sequence is MTDGQERAGGMDSAEPTAAPARPAAAPGGAYDIAAYDTVEAAVRAQLAKALGGRRGILEAAVPTIAFTLSWITTEQLRLSLAISIGTAVLLLVVRLVQRSTPQFVLNSLVGIGIGAFLATRTGEAKDVFLPGILYNAAYAAGMLLSIVTRWPVVGFLVGAITGEVTAWRSDPGMVRLCSRLTWLLLAPCALRVAVQLPLYYADQVAVLGVSKVVLGWPLQVAAFAAMVWVLARGRTPIAKSDRA, encoded by the coding sequence ATGACCGACGGTCAGGAAAGGGCGGGCGGCATGGACTCGGCCGAACCCACGGCGGCACCGGCGCGCCCGGCGGCGGCGCCCGGCGGCGCGTACGACATCGCCGCGTACGACACTGTGGAGGCCGCCGTGCGGGCCCAGCTCGCCAAGGCGCTCGGCGGCAGGCGCGGCATCCTCGAGGCCGCCGTGCCCACCATCGCGTTCACGCTGAGCTGGATCACCACCGAGCAGCTCCGGCTCAGCCTCGCGATCAGCATCGGCACGGCCGTGCTGCTGCTGGTGGTGCGCCTGGTCCAGCGGTCCACACCGCAGTTCGTGCTCAACAGCCTCGTCGGCATCGGCATCGGCGCGTTCCTCGCCACCCGGACCGGTGAGGCGAAGGACGTGTTCCTGCCCGGCATCCTGTACAACGCCGCGTACGCCGCGGGCATGCTGCTGTCGATCGTCACCCGGTGGCCGGTGGTGGGCTTCCTGGTCGGGGCGATCACCGGCGAGGTGACGGCCTGGCGGTCGGACCCGGGCATGGTGCGGCTCTGCTCGCGGCTCACCTGGCTGCTGCTCGCCCCGTGCGCGCTGCGCGTGGCGGTGCAGCTTCCGCTCTACTACGCCGACCAGGTCGCCGTGCTCGGGGTGAGCAAGGTGGTGCTGGGCTGGCCGCTGCAGGTCGCCGCGTTCGCGGCGATGGTGTGGGTGCTCGCCCGCGGCCGTACCCCGATCGCGAAATCCGACCGCGCCTGA